Proteins from a single region of Antechinus flavipes isolate AdamAnt ecotype Samford, QLD, Australia chromosome 2, AdamAnt_v2, whole genome shotgun sequence:
- the LOC127547757 gene encoding 5-hydroxyisourate hydrolase-like isoform X1, with protein MSAQRLLLVQQHLHPGESRAMEVKSSPLTTHVLDTASGLPAQGLCLRLFRLGEGNQHWTELRKSYTNADGRCPGLLTPEQMTAGTYKLFFDTEGYWKKMGQTSFYPYVEVVFTITNEAQKLHVPLLLSPFSYTTYRGS; from the exons ATGAGTGCTCAGCGGCTGCTCCTGGTCCAGCAACATCTCCACCCCGGAGAG AGCCGAGCCATGGAGGTGAAGAGCAGCCCCCTGACCACACATGTACTGGACACTGCCTCGGGCCTTCCGGCCCAGGGTCTCTGCCTGCGCCTCTTCAGGCTTGGAGAGGGGAATCAGCACTGGACCGAGCTGAGGAAAAG TTACACCAATGCTGACGGCCGCTGCCCCGGGCTTCTGACTCCTGAACAAATGACGGCCGGCACCTACAAGCTCTTCTTTGACACTGAAGGTTATTGGAAAAAGATGGGACAAACCAGCTTCTATCCCTATGTGGAG GTTGTTTTCACCATCACAAACGAGGCCCAAAAGCTCCACGTGCCCCTGCTGCTGAGTCCGTTCTCCTACACCACCTACAGAGGAAGCTAG
- the LOC127547757 gene encoding 5-hydroxyisourate hydrolase-like isoform X2, which translates to MEVKSSPLTTHVLDTASGLPAQGLCLRLFRLGEGNQHWTELRKSYTNADGRCPGLLTPEQMTAGTYKLFFDTEGYWKKMGQTSFYPYVEVVFTITNEAQKLHVPLLLSPFSYTTYRGS; encoded by the exons ATGGAGGTGAAGAGCAGCCCCCTGACCACACATGTACTGGACACTGCCTCGGGCCTTCCGGCCCAGGGTCTCTGCCTGCGCCTCTTCAGGCTTGGAGAGGGGAATCAGCACTGGACCGAGCTGAGGAAAAG TTACACCAATGCTGACGGCCGCTGCCCCGGGCTTCTGACTCCTGAACAAATGACGGCCGGCACCTACAAGCTCTTCTTTGACACTGAAGGTTATTGGAAAAAGATGGGACAAACCAGCTTCTATCCCTATGTGGAG GTTGTTTTCACCATCACAAACGAGGCCCAAAAGCTCCACGTGCCCCTGCTGCTGAGTCCGTTCTCCTACACCACCTACAGAGGAAGCTAG